From the Quercus lobata isolate SW786 chromosome 6, ValleyOak3.0 Primary Assembly, whole genome shotgun sequence genome, one window contains:
- the LOC115951018 gene encoding late embryogenesis abundant protein Lea5-like: MARSLTQAKLLAESIADGFSLFINRRGYAAASHASVSASLANGGGSSSSKSRILMSKIEERASMKEDCGASSAWAPDPVTGYYRPINHAAEIDAVELRNLLLNHKVRAH; this comes from the exons ATGGCTCGCTCTCTCACTCAGGCTAAGCTTCTTGCTGAGTCCATTGCAGatggtttttctctctttatcaaCCG GCGGGGTTATGCGGCTGCATCACATGCCTCAGTGTCGGCAAGCTTAGCTAATGGAGGAGGGTCTAGTAGTAGTAAGAGTAGAATCCTGATgagtaaaatagaagagagGGCTTCGATGAAAGAAGATTGTGGGGCCTCTTCAGCATGGGCCCCAGACCCAGTTACTGGTTACTACAGGCCCATTaatcatgcagcggaaattGATGCAGTCGAGCTTCGAAATCTGCTGTTGAACCACAAGGTGAGAGCACACTAA